The Periplaneta americana isolate PAMFEO1 chromosome 2, P.americana_PAMFEO1_priV1, whole genome shotgun sequence genome has a window encoding:
- the LOC138714837 gene encoding uncharacterized protein yields the protein MKMALQHQQLIYKKRKGFADGAGLQYEVKITALLFLRALKHTQHFRIATNLEEAGAFDDIVIAYKSEKSETWRTSFIQLKHKNSERLITMHSLLDLKSKGDFRLSKYCNSYNEIKEQFQISNKEHPVFGGDFNDSEYVIFTNAKMDPNLSKRLRQSRCAIQTLLKPSTDTGHAFSFSETSDKDIYQYLDDLLKLKELLHSMDLKTIPEKEVENKINQLKTSVSQRLSRTLELGKKRRELESIKSELQNLADCGEFLSKISFFVEQPTEEEIDEVMEEEIYNYFRTSEADTKNIWKALYEKISQWWKKENTYLTETEIFWQEIIEERLLTLSKEKKDEMNNLGIQMQKNLLPLPNIPQINITTKSTLLTCMKVCQTLEEPHIVIGLKSLLRSTEEVMSVWPSKWCTILIVDCELEMNVDFQHIVHSNGRLIVVSRVSINNGSCLNDKIDFSHFYLTKPKMINFQGFEVDLECMLTENRKTTMNDDVLVQILTSKEDIKIGQSLLIEMDKFIPRTLKTHILIQRDILTGDKCNEVLAISGMTKEDVEETGLSLRWGVGTIEHPYYENYCKIVAFDTGNYDRLRTVLNENKNTLKATRELDPNVCKFVIIRDHKEFKLLCDMCHNVLWVEMREDKGLELRGTKGDITMIHKYIDYSEDVRYSQSQMATIPSKVILITAESGMGKSTLVSQLCYILKEKHPTMWVIPVILNDHTHLLYTCLDGEISRDTIKELLVSSANARESTLGEHLFDTAMDDMSNIVVLLDGVDEISPTYTRLVCSLINRMVKMGTSQIWITSRPEMKKLLEKELAAVSYTLLPFSFEDQLLFLHNYWTHKDPLIGEEVAKKFAKILIELTNRNLLDEDSQFLGIPLHAIMMAENFLKDLRTFDVSGLANISQEINLIKLFRQFVEFKYNTYFKEKMKMDPTNATNILKCKEYVDKFDIIHITYSLAILIPESQKSMLMPKRIWTNVTSPMDKIKIENIGIIDVIANNEPHFIHRSFAEYFCALWLMRNYKQNKEFLRKCFCQPELHVMLRMLNYMISESRELHIAVLNNDMHKVSKLLDERIYVDLQDNYGRCALHLASFYDHRDIAEELLKNGANMCMRDILKFDALDYCDRNKSWATADLLLKHRKETGLRKRVELVLLKQNITDSEYGVSASLESAEKGYTELARYIQINGLDLKNTVLNSSMQTALHIAILNENYGIIDIILDRTMKLNNVKAMWRFLTRQTEDCILEGVNKKDAREYTPFMYACEKGQVSVAEQLLYHGADINSSGTLSHSLFYTAAYQGNFPLVCNLAERHANLNAVTMNGLNVLHIASGRGDLNIVQYLLDLGMDVNVTDSAGYSPLHIATYQGNLPLVRCLVERNANIHAATSRGSNAIHIASRSGHLNIVEYLVDIGVDINITDSYGYSPLHIAVDEGNLPLVCSLVKKRANFHAVTPDGSSVLHIASRRGHLNIVNFLILLGLDTNSTDIYGDNPLQIAESEGHLPVVECLANTQANLDSLGNLPMSNHTK from the exons ATGAAAATG GCACTCCAACACCAACAACTAATATACAAGAAGAGAAAAGGATTTGCAGACGGAGCCGGACTTCAGTATGAGGTCAAAATCACTGCCTTGTTATTTTTGAGAGCACTGAAACACACACAACACTTCCGTATCGCCACGAACTTGGAAGAGGCCGGTGCATTCGACGATATTGTCATAGCTTACAAGTCCGAGAAGTCCGAAACATGGAGAACGTCTTTCATACAACTTAAACACAAAAATAGCGAAAGGCTCATCACGATGCATAGTCTACTAGACTTAAAAAGTAAGGGAGATTtcagactctcaaaatattgcAACTCTTACAACGAAATCAAGGAACAGTTCCAGATTTCTAATAAGGAGCACCCGGTGTTCGGGGGGGACTTCAACGATTCAGAATACGTCATCTTCACGAACGCCAAGATGGACCCCAACCTGTCTAAGCGACTCAGGCAGTCCCGGTGTGCAATACAGACGCTACTTAAACCTAGTACTGACACTGGACATGCATTTTCGTTTAGTGAGACTTCTGACAAAGACATCTATCAATACTTGgatgatttattaaaattaaaggaattaTTACATTCTATGGATCTCAAAACTATTCCAGAGAAAGAAGTAGAAAACAAAATCAATCAGTTGAAGACATCAGTGTCACAGAGACTATCACGCACATTGGAATTagggaagaagagaagagaactaGAATCCATTAAATCCGAATTACAGAATCTGGCAGACTGTGGTGAATTTCTTAGTAAGATATCATTCTTTGTTGAGCAACCTACCGAAGAAGAAATAGATGAAGTAATGGAAGAAGAGATATACAATTATTTCCGCACAAGTGAGGCTGACACAAAAAACATTTGGAAAGCTTTGTATGAAAAGATTTCACAATGGTGGAAAAAAGAAAACACCTACTTGACAGAGACGGAAATATTCTGGCAGGAGATTATTGAAGAGAGATTGTTAACACTAAGCAAAGAGAAAAAAGATGAAATGAACAATTTAGGTATTCAGATGCAAAAAAACCTGTTGCCACTTCCAAATATTCCACAGATAAACATTACAACAAAATCAACACTGCTAACTTGCATGAAAGTATGTCAAACACTGGAGGAACCTCACATTGTGATAGGATTGAAGTCACTGTTGCGTTCGACTGAAGAAGTGATGTCTGTGTGGCCCAGTAAATGGTGTACTATTCTGATAGTGGACTGTGAACTCGAAATGAATGTAGATTTCCAACATATTGTACATTCAAATGGTAGACTTATTGTTGTATCTAGGGTGTCCATCAATAATGGTTCTTGTCTCAATGATAAAATAGATTTTAGCCACTTTTATCTAACTAAGCCAAAGATGATAAACTTCCAAGGTTTCGAAGTTGATCTTGAATGTATGCTTACTGAGAACAGAAAGACTACGATGAACGATGATGTTTTAGTACAAATTCTTACTTCCAAGGAGGATATCAAAATAGGGCAGAGCCTTCTGATAGAAATGGACAAGTTTATTCCCAGAACCTTGAAAACCCATATCCTTATTCAAAGAGATATTCTAACTGGGGATAAATGTAATGAAGTTTTAGCAATTAGTGGTATGACTAAAGAGGATGTGGAGGAAACAGGCTTATCTCTGAGGTGGGGTGTCGGTACCATCGAACATCCGTACTACGAAAATTACTGCAAGATTGTTGCTTTTGACACCGGTAACTATGACAGACTGAGAACAGTTCTGAATGAAAATAAGAACACTTTAAAAGCAACAAGAGAACTTGATCCAAATGTctgtaaatttgtaataatacGCGATCACAAGGAATTCAAATTACTATGTGATATGTGTCACAATGTTCTCTGGGTTGAAATGAGAGAAGACAAAGGACTCGAGTTGAGAGGCACAAAGGGTGATATTACAATGATACATAAGTACATAGACTATTCTGAAGACGTTCGTTATAGCCAAAGTCAAATGGCTACAATCCCTTCCAAAGTCATTCTAATCACCGCAGAGTCGGGAATGGGTAAATCAACGCTCGTGTCACAATTGTGTTATATATTGAAGGAAAAACATCCGACGATGTGGGTGATACCAGTCATATTGAATGACCACACACATCTTCTATACACATGTTTGGACGGGGAAATATCCAGAGACACCATCAAAGAACTCTTAGTTTCTAGTGCGAACGCGCGAGAGTCAACTCTGGGAGAACACTTATTTGACACTGCCATGGACGATATGAGCAATATCGTAGTCCTTTTAGACGGAGTGGATGAAATAAGTCCGACGTATACGAGATTGGTATGCTCTTTAATAAACAGGATGGTAAAAATGGGAACTTCTCAGATTTGGATAACCTCACGTCCTGAAATGAAGAAACTTTTAGAAAAAGAACTTGCTGCCGTATCATACACACTATTACCATTCTCTTTCGAAGATCAATTACTGTTCTTACATAATTACTGGACACATAAAGATCCACTTATTGGTGAAGAAGTTGCGAAGAAATTTGCCAAGATATTAATCGAGTTAACCAATAGAAATCTTTTAGACGAAGACTCGCAGTTCTTAGGAATTCCCCTTCACGCCATAATGATGGCCGAAAACTTTCTCAAAGACCTTAGAACTTTCGATGTCAGTGGTTTAGCAAATATTTCACAAGAGATTAATTTAATAAAGCTATTCAGGCAATTTGTGGAAttcaaatataatacatattttaaggaAAAGATGAAAATGGATCCGACTAACGctacaaatattttgaagtgtaaagaatatgttgacaaatttGACATAATACACATAACATATTCGTTGGCAATTCTGATTCCAGAATCACAAAAAAGTATGCTGATGCCTAAACGTATTTGGACAAATGTTACATCTccaatggataaaataaaaattgaaaatataggaATTATCGATGTAATTGCAAACAACGAACCGCATTTCATTCATAGATCATTTGCTGAATACTTCTGTGCTCTGTGGCTAATGAGAAATTACAAGCAGAACAAAGAATTCCTAAGAAAATGTTTTTGTCAACCGGAGTTACACGTTATGTTGAGAATGCTGAACTACATGATTTCGGAAAGCAGAGAATTGCATATCGCTGTTCTCAATAACGACATGCATAAAGTAAGTAAACTCTTAGACGAACGAATTTATGTTGACCTGCAAGACAATTATGGTAGATGTGCTCTGCATCTTGCATCATTTTACGATCATAGAGATATTgctgaagaattgttgaaaaatgGCGCAAATATGTGTATGAGGGATATTCTAAAATTTGATGCGTTGGACTATTGTGACAGAAATAAATCTTGGGCTACTGCAGATTTGCTCTTGAAACACAGGAAAGAAACTGGACTAAGGAAAAGAGTGGAGTTAGTTCtcttgaaacaaaatattacagaTTCAGAGTACGGAGTTAGTGCTTCATTAGAAAGCGCTGAGAAAGGATATACGGAACTGGCAAGGTATATTCAAATCAACGGCTTAGATCTGAAGAACACTGTATTGAATTCAAGTATGCAAACAGCTCTCCACATTGCAATCTTAAATGAAAATTATGGGATAATAGATATTATCTTAGATAGAACTATGAAATTGAACAATGTAAAAGCTATGTGGAGATTCTTGACTCGTCAGACCGAAGACTGTATTCTTGAGGGAGTCAATAAGAAGGATGCTCGTGAGTACACTCCCTTCATGTATGCGTGTGAGAAAGGCCAAGTATCAGTGGCTGAGCAATTGCTGTATCATGGGGCAGACATTAATTCCTCTGGTACGTTGAGTCACTCTTTATTTTACACAGCAGCATATCAAGGAAACTTCCCTCTTGTTTGTAATTTAGCGGAGAGGCATGCAAATCTTAACGCAGTTACAATGAATGGACTCAATGTCCTCCACATAGCTTCAGGAAGAGGTGATCTGAACATTGTTCAATATTTGTTAGATCTCGGAATGGATGTAAATGTTACTGATTCTGCTGGCTACTCTCCTTTGCATATAGCGACGTATCAAGGAAACTTGCCTCTTGTTCGATGTTTAGTTGAGAGGAACGCTAATATTCACGCAGCTACCTCCCGCGGTTCCAATGCTATTCACATTGCTTCACGGAGTGGTCACTTGAACATTGTTGAATACTTAGTAGACATCGGAGTGGATATTAATATTACTGATAGCTATGGTTATTCTCCTTTGCATATAGCAGTGGATGAAGGAAACTTGCCTCTTGTCTGCAGTCTAGTGAAGAAACGTGCAAATTTTCACGCAGTTACACCCGACGGTTCCAGTGTTCTCCATATAGCTTCACGGAGAGGTCATCTGAACATCGTTAACTTTCTAATACTTCTAGGATTAGACACAAATTCTACTGATATTTATGGTGATAATCCTTTGCAGATAGCAGAGTCTGAAGGACACTTGCCTGTTGTTGAATGCTTAGCAAATACACAAGCGAATCTTGACTCACTAGGGAATCTTCCCATGTCAAATCACacaaaatga